The following is a genomic window from Paenibacillus thiaminolyticus.
GCATTGGCGGAGATGAATATGCCTGTCTTCTGATCCGGCAGCAGCCACATGCAGGAGGCGAAGCCGAGCAGATCTCCGCCCTTGGAAATGACATGCTGCCCGTTGCTGCCCTTAGGCTCGCTCTCGAAGCCGTACGTCGCATCGGGGAACGCCGGATGTATCGGCTCACGGTAGATCTGCATGGCCTCGACCGTCTCCGAACGAAGTATCCGGCCGTGGTTATTGGCGCCGCCATTCAATTGCGCAATCATGAATTGGGCCATATCACTGCCTGTCGTGTTCATCGCTCCGTCCGGCCCTTCCGTAGGCGTTACGCCATACACCGAAATCGGCTTGCCGCCACGCTCATAACCGGTAGCCAGCCGCTCCAGCACCTCCTTCGTCAGCAGGAAATCGCTGCTGGCCATCCCTAGCGGCTTGAAAATATGCTCCTTCATATATTGATGGAATGGCATCCCGGAGACTTGCTCTATAATATAGCCTTGCAGGATGTAGGCGAAATTGTCATACATATAAGCTTCGCCCGGCTTGCGAACCACCGGCGGCATTCTTTCCTTAATATAAGATTGGATCGAGACCGTGCGGGACAGATCTTCCGGGAAATCGTCCATTGTCTCCAACGTAACTTGAAATCCAGACGTATGCGTCAGCAGATGATGCATCGTCACGGGCTCCTTGAACGGATTGTCAATGCGAATATCCCCCATATAGCGGTTGATATCGGCGTGCAAATCGATCTTCCCCTGCTCCGCCAGCTGCATGACCGCGGCCGCCGTAAATGTCTTGGAGACGGAGGCGATGCGGAATACGGTTTTATCCGGATCAACCGGCACCTTCCGTTCCATGTCGGCATACCCGTACCCCTTCTTCAGCAGCACTTTCCCATCCTTGACGACGACAACGACAGCGCCACCGGCATCCTTCGGTTCTCTCTTCTCAAAAAAAGCATCCGCAAACTGCTCCAGTTCACGCGCGTCAGCCGGACCGGCTTGACGGGCCTTGTCTGCCGCAGCGAATGTGGTCGGACCGTACCCAAGACCGGAAAAGACCATTCCTGCGATGGTCATGACAATCACTCCTTTGACCGCTCTGATCCCTATCTTCATCATACTCCCCATCCCTGTTCCCTTCTCTCTTGACATCAATGGCCACGACTGCAGGGGCGTCCGCAGCAGCGGAGATCCCGTTATCGGATCCGTACGGCATGCGTCTCATGCCCCTCCTCGACGATTACCAGCTTCTCCGCCCGCGTCTGAACTGCCTGAACGATGAACTTCACTTCAACCGGGATCAACCGAACGAAAAATCTCGTGTCACTGGCCGGGTACAGCTCCACGCGCACGGTGCCGGGAGTCTGCAAGTAAAGCCGGCCGTCCTCAATCAAAACGGAGATGATCCCGTCCCCTCCGTCCTCCTGTTGGTACAGTCCGGCATAGCACGGATATAAACCCGTGTCGACGGAAGCAATCCGTTTCTCTAACGGCCGCTGCGGAATCTCATAAGGCTGGTCGAACAAAATTTGTTCGGCGGCGTCGATAACCGCCTGGTCGAACTCGACATCCTGCTCCCGGTTACGCAAATAAATCAGTGTCATATCAGCCTCCAGATAGCGGTTCAGGAGGGAGGCATACCCCGGCCAGCCGCCGCTATGGCTAACGACGCGTCCTTTTCCTTCCTTATCTTCTACTATCCAGCCGAACCCATAATCGAATGTCTCCCCATTGTTCAGGCGAACGGGAGCATACGCTTGCTCAAGCGATGGCCCGCTGACAAGCTTCCCGGCTTGGAGTGCCCGGTCGAAGGCGAGCAGATCATGCACGTTCGAGCTCATCGCGCCATCTCCCTGGATACCGTCAAGGTAGACGACATATTGCGTCTCCGGCACAAGGTCGGGCAGCTCATACCAGGAAGAATGATGATCATACACATAACCGTATGCGTAATTGTCCATCACATCGTCCTCCATTCTCCGGCTGTAGATTCTCGAAGCGTTCATACGGAGCGGAAGGAAGACCCGCTCGCGCATGAAGTCGGCAAAGATCTGCCCCGTCGCCCGCTCAATAATCAGCGCAAGCAGCACATAGCCGGTATTGCTGTACAGCCAGCTCTCATTCGGCTCGAAATAAGCCGGCAGCCGATGCTCCGCCAGCATCGCCAATACATCGGCGTTCGTCGCGATTCGCTTCCGATCCCAGTGCTCGCAGAACAGCTCCATAAAGTCCGGCAGTCCTGACGTATGACAGAGCAGATGACGGATCGTAATCCCCGGGTAAGGAAGCTCCGGCAGCCACTGGGCTACCGGGTCGTCATAACCCAGCTTCCCCTGCTCTGCCAGCAAGATGATGCCCGTCGCCGTGAACGGCTTCGACAGCGATGCCAAATCGAATACTGATCCCGTCGTTAGCTGCCGGCCCGTCTCCTGGTCGGCCTCCCCAAAGGCGGCCTGATAGATTATCTCGCCCTGCTCGGCGGCGATGAAGACCCCGCTCATTCCTCCCTGCTCTTCCAACTTGCTGAATAATCGCTCGAACCGCTGGCGCTTCGTTTCCATACTCCGCTCTCTCCTTTTCTATACCTATTTTCGCAAGTCAATAATGATTGATTTAACTTAATTATTAAGATAACTTAACTGTTGGCCAAAGGAGAGCCCTCCCTCTCCTGCCCGGGGATGTCCTTCAGATTCCGGCATGAAGCATCAATCCGTCTCTGCCCCGCCCTGACAATCCTTCTCTACGATTCCTTTGAGCTTCATGATAATGTTCCTCAATGCCACGACTTCTTCATAATCGAGCTGGGTATAGTAGCGGTCGATAATGGTCCGCTCTAACTCCTCCTCCCGGGCGAAATGCTCCGCTCCGCGCTCGTCCAGGCGAACGAAAATTTCCCGGCGGTTGTTCGGGTTGATCTCCCGGCTGACGTACTTCGCCTTCTCCAGCTTGCTGACGATCTGGCTGACCGCACTGGAGGAGACCTTCATCCGATCCGCAAGCTCGCTGACCGTCAGACGCCCATGGTTGTGAACGAGATCGAGCAATATCGTCTGCTTCGCTGTAATCTCGCTGTCGATCAGCGACTCATGAGCTTGAAGCAGCATGACATTCATGGCATAATCCGCTTCAGTCATCTCCTTGACGAGTCGGATAAGGTCGTCGCTTGCCTTTTTCAATTACATCCACCTCCTTAATAGTTAAGTTATCTTAATTGTTTTCTATTCTAATCCATTCCGTTCGGTTCTGCAACCCAGACTTCCCTCTCACCTTGCCTCAAAGCGGCATTCCCTACGGAAATAAGAGCGCGCACGTCTGCATGAGCCTATCTGTCCTTTTAATTTCCGATAATCTGTATATTTCTATATATACAGTTGTTGGCTATAGTAAAAAATAGAACACTCAGGAGGGGAATATCATGACCACCGACAGACCAAAAACAGAAGCACCGGTTCGATTTTTGGAAGGCAAGCGCATTTACTTGCGTCCAATCAGCTCGGAGGATGCAGACTTCTATTACCAGATGCTGTTCAACCCGGAAATGAGACGATTGACGGGGACGCAGCGGCATTTTTCGAAGGAGCAAGTCGCCAGTCATATCGAAGGCAAAACACAATCCGCTTCCGACATGCTGCTGCTGATCGCGATCCGCGAATCCGATCAAATCATCGGGGATATTGAGCTTCAGGATATCGACAGCATTAACCGCAGCGCTGGCATGCGCATCGCGATTGATGCGCCCGCGAATCAGGGCAGAGGGTTCGGCAGCGAAGCGATCGGCTTGCTGCTGGAATACGCCTTCGGCATTCTGCAGCTGCATCGGATTGAATTGAACGTATTCGCCTTCAATGAACGCGCCATTCACGTCTACGAGAAAATGGGCTTCCGGCGCGAAGGCGTGCAGCGCGACGCCCTGTATTACAATCATGCGTATCATGATTCCATTATAATGAGCATCCTGGAGCATGAGTACCGCAACCGCGCATAACCCGATGAATCAGGGGCATTTTGCCCCTTTTCCGATCACCGTCATACCGATGCGGTCACTTGCTTAGCGTTGGAAACGCCGCCTCGAACGTTGTGCCAACGTCCGGCCTGCTCTGGACCTTGATAAAACCGTTATGTTTTTCCATAATGGCTTTGACGATAGAGAGCCCTAATCCAGAACCTGCAATATTGCGGGAGCGTGACTTATCGACACGATAAAAAGGTTCGAATATGTGCGGAAGCTCTTCGTCCCGCATTCCTATGCCTGTATCCGAAATTTGGATAATTGTATGAGATCCGCGCCGCGCGGTGGAGATTTGAACTTTGCCGCCGGGCGTATTGTATTTCACCGCATTCTCGATCAGATTGAACAAGACCCTGTACACCAGCGTCTTATTGCCGACAATCGGATGGCTGCATTCGCCTATCTGGATCTGGACACGCTTCTGCTTGCGCAGCGGCTCCAGCTCCTGCTCGATCGGCTGTAGCGCTTCAGACAAATCAATCACGTCCGTTGCGCTCTCCTGACTGTCTGCAGTCAGGTGCATTAAGTCTTCCACCACATCAATGAGCCGTTGGGTGCTTTGTTCCGTAATATCCACGGTTTCTCTGTAGTCTTCAATAGAGGGGGACTCATCCAATTTCAATACCTGAATCCCGGCTTTGATAGTCGCAAGCGGCGTTTTGAGTTCATGTGCGGCATTGGAGGCGAATCTTTTCTGTCTGGTGAAGGACTCATCCAGCCTGTTGAGCATCGTATTGAAGGAGTCGGCCAGACTCCCGATTTCATCGTTCGTCGAAATGGGATCAAGGCGTTGGGATAAGTTATTTTCATTGATGTTGCGAATGGTTGTGCTTAGTTGATTCACCGGACGCAAAGCTCTTCCCGCGATTGCATAGGTTGCGGCCATTCCGAAGGCAATGATGATAAACATATAGATGACGCTGGCATCTACGAACCTCTCATTGGCCTCTATTGTACTGACCTGAACAGAGATATTGTTTAATTCCCCATTATCGCCTTTTTCCCCTTCCATTGTGTCAGGATGAGCCCCAATTTCTATCTCCTTCATAAAGTCGGATATATCACCTTCAGTCCTGTTCATAGGGACAGCTCCTGCCATGAAAGGCTTCACAAATTTGCTCTCCGCATTATGGATGGAGATCAGCGTAACGCATACGGCGGTGAGAATAACGATGCAGCCGGTAAGCAACGTCAACCTCATACGCAACGACACCCTATTTAACATGGTGCTCACCCGCGGAATCGGAGATCATGTACCCCTGGCCTCGTATATTTTGGATCATATTCTTATCCCCCATCGCACCCGCGAGCTTTTTTTTCAAGGAATAGATATGAAATTTAAGAGAGTTGGAAAATAAGTCTGTATCGCTGTCCCATGTATGCTCTATCAATCGCTCCGCGCTGATGACACTGTTTTTGTTCAGCATCAGATATTGAAGAAGAGAATACTCCTTCCTGGTCAACTCTATAAGCCGTCCGTTGGCATAGGCGCATTTCCGAGCCGTATCGATGCTGATGGAGCCACAAGCGAGAACCGTATCCTGCTGCGCGAACGAGCGCCGCAGCAAATTGCGGATTCTTGCCTCCAGTTCATTAAAATCAAAAGGCTTGATCAAGTAATCATTGGCCCCGCAATCCAATCCCTCAATGCGATTTTCGATCTCGGAGCGGGCCGACAGTATGAGAATGTTGATTTCTTTGTTGTTGCCGCGAATGAGCTTCAACACTTCCATGCCATCCAATTTAGGCAGATTCAAATCCAGCACGATGACATCATATTGGTTGATTTCATGCAGTTCGATAGCTTCTTCCCCATCCATCGCCTTGTCTACCGAGTAGCCGCATTTCTTGAGTCCCTTCGCTAAAAGATTTGCTAGAGCAAATTCGTCTTCAACTAATAATATTTTCATTGCTATCCACTCCCCGTAGAGCCTGTACATGACCAAGCAGCCACGGATTGTGGCTGCTTGGCTGCTTCATCATACAGTTGCAAGATTATGATTGGTATCAAGTCACACGCTATCGGACATCATTTGTTACTTTATTGTTTTTGTGAGCATTACGCGGCCATCTTGGCCTTCACGCTGCATATTTTGCAGCATGCCAGCCTCCAGCGTAAGTATATCGACCTTCACGTTCTCTGTCTTATCCGCTTTAATCGTTTGAGAATCGATGATATTCGCAATTGTTTCATTCAATACCTTGTCCGTCTTCCGATCAAGCTTAAGGCTCTTGACTATTTCCTGCAGCTTCTTGGAAGTGATTTGCTCGGGCTTGAGGCTAGCGACCATGTCGTTAATTTTCTTTTCCGTCCTCTGATCCAGCTTCAGATCTTTAATCCCCTGGACCAATTCTTGTTGCATACCGAAGCCGGAGACTTGCTCCTTATCCATTTCTGGATACGAAGCCATGGATGCTGCCTTCAGCGCCCCCGAAGCCTCAGTTTTTAAATCCGCTTGGATGGAACTTGCCCCCGTAGCCGCAAAAGCGCTGAGCGGCAGCGCGGCCACCATGGCAGCCACCATAATCCCCGTTTTTAATACATTAACCTTTTTCATAGAAATCCTCCTGCAGTTCGTTTTTTTGGTGAATGACTTGCAACTGTGACTTTAGTTTACAGGGAGCACGGTTAGATTAAGGTTAGGTTTTAGGAGGATTTCAACGATTTTTTCATATGTTTTATACTTATTTTATCATATTTTAAAATTAATAGTCATTTCTTGTGATATTACCATATTCATAGGAATAGCTCTCGCCGAATCAAAGGGAGGAGAGTTGGCAATAGTAAGAGCCTAAGGACTAAGGAGGTGCCGACGATGGAAAATACGCATGAGTATGTAGAGAAGCTCAAGGAAACGCAGGAGAAGGCGGAGCGCAATCAGCAGAGGCAGGGCAAAGGCTCGCCGGGCAACAAGCTGCCGAACAAGCAGCACAGCACCAATAAGTAGAGGAAATGCCAAGGGGAGCGCGGGAACCGCCGCGTTCCCAATGGTTCCCCCGCCAACCTGTTCATCCCCCCTGCCCGTCTGATTAGACGAACGCAGGGGGGATAATGCCTTACGGCAAAAAATGATTCTGCAATGCGGCACACCGCTATATCAGGTTGAGCAAAATCGCTGCACCCAGAGCGGCAATTCGGGCCATATTCGTGATGATGAAGTTTTTGACCGCCAAAACGAAGGTATGCTCCTTGGTCTGCTTCTGCTGGAATGCGCGGATATTGCGCTGCACCGGGATCAGCGTGCATAGGACAAGCAGCAGAATAATCGGATTGACCTTCAAGATGAACAGGACGATGAGGTCCAGATAGGATGCATAATAAATGATGCGGAACAAGGCCAGCGCATTCGCCTTCCCGATATAGACCGGGAGCGTATACCGCTTATTTTCCACATCGTCTTCCATGTCGCAAATATTGTTGGCCAGCATAATATTCGCAATGCACAGAATCGCCGGTATGGAGATAAGGAACACCAGCAGAACCTCGATAATATTGATATCGACCTTCACATGCCAGTCTTCCAGCCACAAGGCCGCCAGCTGATGATCCTCCACATGGATATACGTGGAGATGAAGATGATGACGAACCCCATGAACAACCCGGAGAACAATTCCCCTAGCGGCATGCGGGAGATCGGGACCGGTCCAAGCGAGTACAAAAAGCCGACCAAAAACGATAATCCGCCTAAAAGAAGAATCAGCAGGCCGGTCTGCAAAAACAGAACAACCCCTGCGCTAATCGCAATGACGAGCAGCGTCATGACGGTGGCGACGACCGTCGATTCCTTCATTTTGTACTGCACGATCGCATTATGGACCTCATAGCCGTAGCCATGGGTTTTGATCGCCTTTTTGTAATCGTAATAATTGTTGATGGCCGTGGTCGCCATATCGAAGGACAGCAGAGAGGCGAGCATCAGCAAGAAATGGCTGACTTCGAAGGATTGGAACCGAAAGACAGCATACAGACTCCCGATAAAGAAGGGGATCATGCTGGCGGTTTTGGTCTGGATCTCGACCAGCTTGAGAAAGCTTGTGATTGTCACGTTTCATACTCCTTTGCATGTACAGCACCCGTTGAGGCTTCTTTCTGTCTTGCTTCTTTTCCTCTAAACTTTATCACCAGATCCAAGGGCCGTCCAGTTCCTTAGTATCTCCCGAAATGGCCGCAAAAAAGCCTGTAAAAACCAAGTCCGCGCACGCGGTTTCATCTTGACAAGGCAATCTATCAATATTAATCTAAAGGTAGATAGATCACTAGATTTTTATTCCAACCGCATATCTATCCTAGTGATAAAGGCAAACCCATCGAAAGATGGCGACGCAAAGCTACAGGGGCTTCAGCGAATGATACTCGCTATGCCAGCCAGTTACCGATAGAGATAGCTTGACGTGTCTTTCGCGAACGTTCCCAAGCCCTTCTTACTTCGGTAAGCGGGGCTTTTTCATTAGGATGGACAAGCGAAGGAACAGGTCAACTCCGTATTGACAAAGGCAAACCTGTTGAAAAGCAGGGACGCAAAGCTATAGGGGCTTCAGCGCTGCCAGCGCTCAGCCAGCCAGCTACCAATATTGAAGCAAGCGCCAGCTGCGCGCTCAACTCTACCAATCCGGATGGACAGGAAGAGTTGCGGAAGCAGAGGCGCCGGGCTTCAGAGGAGAGATTGCGATGAAATGGGACAAGCGTCTGTTGGGCCTGCTTGTATTGGCCGTTATCTTGTTCACGGTACCGGTCTATCCGGTTCACGCCGAGGATGCCATTATCAATAAATTAGTCGTGCTGCCAAGCAGTGAATATAATGTCAAGGAAGCCGAAGCCATGAAGGAACGGCTGGCCAAGATCCCCGCCCGAATTCTGAACCAGCTGTATGACAAGGGCGTCACAATCAAGCTGACGAACGACATCATTACGAATGAACCGGAGTTAAGTTATTTGAAGGGCGTGACGCCGCGAGGCTGGGAAGGCACCGGCATGACATGGGACGATGTTCCCGGCGTCAGCGAGCGCATTGTCGCCGCCCGCATCGGATACAGCAACAAGGGCCATGGACACAATTCGTTCAATCTGGAAATTCACGAGACCATGCATGCGGTCGACCGCATCGTCTTCAATGAAATCAGCAGCACCGAGGAATTCAAGAACATTTTCAATCAGGAAGCGAATATCAAGTATAACGGGGACGGCTACGTGTCGGTCCATCCGACCGAATACTTCGCGGAGACCGCCAGCTTGTATGTATACAGCGATGCGACACGGGAAGAACTCAAGGAGCTCACCCCGCTCACCTATGAATTCATGGACAAGCTGTTCGCTAATCCATAATAGACATAGAAGCTCCTTCCGGGCAGATGCCGCGGAAGGAGCTTCTTGTTCATGAGGCGAGCCTGCCTTATGGGTATACCCGGTCAGGCTGGATGGAATCCCACGTCTCATAACCGTCCTCGGAACGGCTGTACTCGTGGTGGTTCGTCGCTTCCAACACGTCCGAATAGTACCATTTGCCCGGCTTGTTGTCCGGCCATTGCTTCGCATCCTCGTGGATATCGGCTGCCTTCACCTTCCGATTCAGCACACTGTTAATGAAAGCCATCGCTTCCGCCCGCGTAATGTACTGGTTCGGCTTGAAGGTGCCGTCCGGATAACCTTTAATCCAGCCTTTGTTGGCCGCCGATACGATATATTTCTCTGCCCAATGTCCGGAAATATCCGAGAACATGCCGTTCGCTTGATCATTGAGCTTATCGAATCGGGACGCAATCGCGGCGAACTCCGCCCGCGTAATGGATTGGCCGGGCTTGAAGGTGCCATCCTGATATCCGGTGATGATGCCGGCACGTTCCATCGTCGATATATGTTTGTTCGACCACCGCTTCTTGGCTACATCCGAGAACGAATTCTGGTCGGTCAGATAGTTCACGCGGCTCTCGTTCTCCATCAGACGATAGAAGATAGCGGCGACTTCTTCCCGGCTAATCTGATTCTCCGGCTTCACCGTGCCATCCGGGTAACCGTTGATGTAATTGTAGTGGTTCTCCATATCCAGCTTCGGCGGAACCGGCGGCAATGGCGGCACCGGTGGCAGCGGCTTCGGCGACGGCGTTATTGTCGTGGTGCTTCCTCCCGAACTGCCGCCAGTACCCGGATCCGGATTGGACGAGTTTTTCGTATAATAGAAAATATATTCCTGTCCTTCCGCATCGGTGAACGTGTACGTGCCGCTCGACTTCACCGGCGTATAGCCCGATACCGAGACCGCTGTCAACGTGACTTGGTCTCCCGGCTTGCCGCTCTGCGTCGTCGGCGCAGCCAGCTGTTGGCCCGATCCCTGCTCCAGATACTTCACAGTCACCTGGCGTTTCGTCTGGGATGAGTCCTTTTTATAGAAAATATTCAACATCTGCTCCGGTTCGTCACTGAATGTATACGGGTAACTTGAATGCTCAGGGTGATAGACGGCGCCCGTCACCGTAATCGGAGACGTCCAGTACAAAATCTGATCGCCGGCTCTTCCCTTGACTCGCTCGGAGTCTTTCAGCACATGGTTCGTCCCGGCTTCCAGATGATTAATCGTCAGAAGCTGGAAATCCCCATGCTCGCCCTTCACATAGTAGAACGTATACTGCTGATCAGGAGCCGTTGTAATCGTGTAAAGCTCATTGAATTTGAGCGGCGTATATACGGCATCGGTGACGGTAATCTGATCCGCTCTCAACCACAGCACTTCCCCGGACTTGCCGGAATGGGTGGACGGAGCTTGCAGTGCCAGATTCGATTCTTGATCCACGTAGTGAACCGTTACCGTGTACGTCTCGCCTTCATTTACTTTGTTATAGTAGAAGGTGTATTCCTGCTCGGTGTCTGCTGTCACCGTGTACTCGACGCTATACCGTTCCGGCTTGTAGACCGCATCCGTCACCGTAATGTCTTCCGCCGTTAGCGTAAGCGCCGACCCAACTTCCCCGGTGCGTGAAGTGGACTCCTTCAGGGATTGTTCCGTCGCCCGATCGACGTAATGCACGATTACGGTGCGCTCTTCGCCTGTCGGATCATCTTTGGTGTAGTAGAACGTATACACCTGGTCAGCTTCTGCCGAGAACGTGTACTTGTGCGTCGCGTTCAACGGCTTGTAGCCCGCCACTTCTTCCGACGTCAGTTCGATGGTCTGCCCGGTTACGCCTTCTTTCATCGTTTCGTCAGCCAGTACTTTGTCTGTACCCTTTTCCAGGTACTTCACTGTTAGCGTCTGACTGCTTCCGACGTAGTAGAAGATGTATTCGTTCGTTCCTGCTTTGAACGTGTACTCATACGTCTCGTTCTCCGCTGTGTAACCCGGAATCGGCTTCGCTTCCAACATTACCGTCTGACCCGTTACGCCTTCTTTCGTCGTTTCGTCAGCCAGTACTTTATCCGTACCCTTTTCCAGGTACTTCACGGTTACGATCTGCTTCTGGGCCGTGTAGTAGAAGATGTACTCCTGGTTGCCTTCCGCTGTGAACGTATAAGTATGTTCACTCGGCGCTACTGGCTCATACCCTTCTACCGGCTTCGCTGTCAGCAGCCTCGTCGAGCCCGTTGGGCCTGTGAACGTATCCGGATCGGCTACCTTAACATCCGTTGTGCCTTCCAGCAGATACTTCACGGTTACCGTCTGCTTCTTAGCCTTATAGTAGAAGATGTGCTCCTGGTTGGCGTCCGCTGTGAACGTATAAGTATGTTCACTCGGCGCTTCTGGCTCATACCCTTCTACCGGCTTCGCTGTCAGCAGCTTCATCGAGCCCGTTGGACCTGTGAACGTATCCGGGGCGGCAACCTCGACATCCGTTGTGCCTTCCAACAGATACTTCACGGTTACCGTCTGTTCCTTGGCCGTGTAGTAGAAAATATACTCGTTCTTACCTGCTTTGAACGTGTACTCATACGTCTCGTTCTCCGCTGTGTAACCCGGAATCGGCTTCGCTTCCAACGTTACCGTCTGACCCGTTACGCCTTCTTTCGTCGTTTCGTCAGCCAGTACTTTATCCGTACCCTTTTCCAGGTACTTCACGGTGACCGTCTGCTTCTTAGCCTTATAGTAGAAGACATGATCCGAATTTTCGCCGGCCTTCAGCACATAATTCACTGATTTCGGTTCTTCCGCTTCATAGCCCGCAATTTCTTCGGGTTTCAGCGTAAGCTCTTCCCCGGTTTTCCCTGTCTTCACACTTGGGTCCAGCAGTTCCTTGCCTGTTGCCCGGTCTACATAGCGAACCTTTACGCTTTGCTCTATTCCATTGTAGTAGAAGACATGATCTGGATTTTCGCCAGCCTTCAGCACATAATTCACTGATTTCGGCTCTTCCGCTTCATAGCCCGCAATTTCTTCGGGTTTCAGCGTAAGCTCTTCCCCGGTTTTCCCTGTCTTCACACTTGGGTCCAGCAGTTCCTTGCCTGTTGCCCGTTCTACATAGCGAACCTTTACGCTTTGCTCTGTTCCATTGTAGTAGAAGACATGATCCGGATTTTCGCCAGCCTTCAGCACATAATTCACTGATTTCGGCTCTTCCGCTTCATAGCCCGCAATTTCTTCGGCTTTCAGCGTAAGCTCTTCCCCGGTCTTCCCTGTCTTCACACTTGGGTCCAGCAGTTCCTTGCCTGTTGCCCGGTCTACGTAACGGACTTTTACGCTCTGATCCTTTGCTGTGTAATGAAAAGTAATCGTTACATCCTTGGCAGGCATCACGCCCGTTACATGCCCTTGGTCCACGCTCAGTCCGCTGCCCTCGCTAACCTCGGCACTGGCGAACTCATATCCGGCGAAATTCTTGCTGCTTATATCAATCGATTCGCCCGGCTTTTTGTCCGCATCACTGCGATCCAGCACCTTGTCTCCCGATTGATGAACAATCGTAAGCTTGTTAGGGACATCGTTGTAACCGAACCAAATAATTGGCGATGGCTTGCTTACCGTTAAATCAACCTTCGTTGGATTAGCTCCAACTCTCAACGTGTAACCTGGCACCGTTGGCGCTGGAATGGTATAGGATTGGCCGA
Proteins encoded in this region:
- a CDS encoding MucBP domain-containing protein, with the translated sequence MKRRFRLVVTWLCMLSVAFGTIPGTIGAQAASSGELEWPNPGAVKLTKEANPVEGKLDEWDITLTVEGKNLKSGSSDVVLVIDKSGSMTQKPNQNRLPKAKDAAKKFVDNLLIEDSDTRIAVVTFNKTSDQVSDFKGLDQKTELKRAIDNIQATGGTNIQAGLHEAQELLKTSQANNKVIVLLSDGEPTYSYKASTAVKGSWGNNSHQFILSDFNYKNIIGSGSSFSLGSSWYGLGKETCGWWSCSYEFEIKDNGIGTISEAKLAHDAGIGIYSIGLDVGSNSNATNTLKDVGNKGYYSGSSDSLERIFSELASKIAFAAENAVVTDPMGDMFDLKLKGSSFGPDDYKVSQGEVTWNPQTETFNWDIGNVTEGNPATLTYRVKMDHSKNPDPKQLYPTNKTTTMNYTDAKGDRTSKDFEVPRVGLGKGSILVKAYKVNANGKPVNSDGQEVERPDLAQELYSRYHEENGSDALEVGQSYTIPAPTVPGYTLRVGANPTKVDLTVSKPSPIIWFGYNDVPNKLTIVHQSGDKVLDRSDADKKPGESIDISSKNFAGYEFASAEVSEGSGLSVDQGHVTGVMPAKDVTITFHYTAKDQSVKVRYVDRATGKELLDPSVKTGKTGEELTLKAEEIAGYEAEEPKSVNYVLKAGENPDHVFYYNGTEQSVKVRYVERATGKELLDPSVKTGKTGEELTLKPEEIAGYEAEEPKSVNYVLKAGENPDHVFYYNGIEQSVKVRYVDRATGKELLDPSVKTGKTGEELTLKPEEIAGYEAEEPKSVNYVLKAGENSDHVFYYKAKKQTVTVKYLEKGTDKVLADETTKEGVTGQTVTLEAKPIPGYTAENETYEYTFKAGKNEYIFYYTAKEQTVTVKYLLEGTTDVEVAAPDTFTGPTGSMKLLTAKPVEGYEPEAPSEHTYTFTADANQEHIFYYKAKKQTVTVKYLLEGTTDVKVADPDTFTGPTGSTRLLTAKPVEGYEPVAPSEHTYTFTAEGNQEYIFYYTAQKQIVTVKYLEKGTDKVLADETTKEGVTGQTVMLEAKPIPGYTAENETYEYTFKAGTNEYIFYYVGSSQTLTVKYLEKGTDKVLADETMKEGVTGQTIELTSEEVAGYKPLNATHKYTFSAEADQVYTFYYTKDDPTGEERTVIVHYVDRATEQSLKESTSRTGEVGSALTLTAEDITVTDAVYKPERYSVEYTVTADTEQEYTFYYNKVNEGETYTVTVHYVDQESNLALQAPSTHSGKSGEVLWLRADQITVTDAVYTPLKFNELYTITTAPDQQYTFYYVKGEHGDFQLLTINHLEAGTNHVLKDSERVKGRAGDQILYWTSPITVTGAVYHPEHSSYPYTFSDEPEQMLNIFYKKDSSQTKRQVTVKYLEQGSGQQLAAPTTQSGKPGDQVTLTAVSVSGYTPVKSSGTYTFTDAEGQEYIFYYTKNSSNPDPGTGGSSGGSTTTITPSPKPLPPVPPLPPVPPKLDMENHYNYINGYPDGTVKPENQISREEVAAIFYRLMENESRVNYLTDQNSFSDVAKKRWSNKHISTMERAGIITGYQDGTFKPGQSITRAEFAAIASRFDKLNDQANGMFSDISGHWAEKYIVSAANKGWIKGYPDGTFKPNQYITRAEAMAFINSVLNRKVKAADIHEDAKQWPDNKPGKWYYSDVLEATNHHEYSRSEDGYETWDSIQPDRVYP
- a CDS encoding anthrax toxin lethal factor-related metalloendopeptidase, with amino-acid sequence MKWDKRLLGLLVLAVILFTVPVYPVHAEDAIINKLVVLPSSEYNVKEAEAMKERLAKIPARILNQLYDKGVTIKLTNDIITNEPELSYLKGVTPRGWEGTGMTWDDVPGVSERIVAARIGYSNKGHGHNSFNLEIHETMHAVDRIVFNEISSTEEFKNIFNQEANIKYNGDGYVSVHPTEYFAETASLYVYSDATREELKELTPLTYEFMDKLFANP